The Agrococcus carbonis genome has a window encoding:
- a CDS encoding PP2C family protein-serine/threonine phosphatase, with protein MSTPLAAAISHVGRIRTENQDSGYAGAHLCFVADGMGGHAGGDVASAIVTRRAREADREYASAKEAADALAQALREGNDALQQAMLEHPELSGMGTTGSGIIRVGDTMGIAHIGDSRIYRYRVGALEQISTDHTFVQKLVDAGRITREEAEHHPRRNVVMRVLGNVETNPEIDTLVADALPGDRWLVCSDGLSSYVDEERIRTILAQGLDTPSTVQRLVNESLSRGAPDNVTVVLCDIDERHSSSIEPTTVGSAAAPISYEAVEPERTSVSLGQLLLHPRQSRMQPAFEHFEPESEEFLQELLAEQRAMRRKRRITWSVGALLMIAAVVVVSTMFYSWTQDRYFVGVDDAGQVVIYQGIQQQIGPFVLATEVEQTGIAVDDLSPFNQRNVEQTISAPSLEAAQAVIERLERSP; from the coding sequence TTGAGCACACCCCTCGCCGCAGCGATCAGCCACGTCGGCCGGATCCGCACCGAGAACCAGGACTCCGGCTACGCCGGCGCGCACCTGTGCTTCGTCGCCGACGGCATGGGCGGCCACGCGGGCGGCGACGTCGCGAGCGCGATCGTCACCCGCCGCGCGCGAGAGGCCGACCGCGAGTACGCGAGCGCGAAGGAGGCGGCGGACGCACTCGCCCAGGCGCTCCGCGAGGGGAACGACGCCCTGCAGCAGGCGATGCTCGAGCACCCCGAGCTCTCGGGCATGGGCACGACCGGCTCCGGCATCATCCGCGTGGGCGACACGATGGGCATCGCCCACATCGGCGACAGCCGCATCTACCGCTACCGCGTCGGGGCGCTCGAGCAGATCTCGACCGACCACACGTTCGTGCAGAAGCTCGTCGACGCCGGCCGCATCACGCGCGAGGAGGCCGAGCACCACCCGCGTCGCAACGTCGTCATGCGCGTGCTCGGCAACGTCGAGACCAACCCGGAGATCGACACGCTGGTCGCCGACGCCCTGCCGGGCGACCGCTGGCTCGTGTGCTCCGACGGCCTCTCGAGCTACGTCGACGAGGAGCGCATCCGCACCATCCTCGCGCAGGGGCTCGACACCCCCTCGACCGTGCAGCGGCTCGTCAACGAGTCGCTCTCGCGCGGCGCGCCCGACAACGTCACGGTCGTGCTGTGCGACATCGACGAGCGGCACTCCTCGTCGATCGAGCCCACGACCGTCGGCTCGGCCGCCGCGCCCATCAGCTACGAGGCCGTCGAGCCCGAGCGCACCTCGGTCTCGCTCGGCCAGCTGCTGCTGCACCCGCGGCAGTCGCGCATGCAGCCGGCGTTCGAGCACTTCGAGCCCGAGAGCGAGGAGTTCCTGCAGGAGCTGCTCGCCGAGCAGCGCGCCATGCGCAGGAAGCGCCGCATCACGTGGAGCGTCGGCGCGCTGCTCATGATCGCCGCGGTGGTCGTCGTCTCGACGATGTTCTACAGCTGGACCCAGGATCGCTACTTCGTCGGCGTCGACGACGCCGGGCAGGTCGTGATCTACCAGGGCATCCAGCAGCAGATCGGGCCGTTCGTGCTCGCGACCGAGGTCGAGCAGACCGGCATCGCCGTCGACGACCTCTCCCCCTTCAACCAGCGCAACGTCGAGCAGACGATCTCGGCGCCGTCGCTGGAGGCCGCGCAGGCCGTGATCGAGCGATTGGAGCGTTCGCCGTGA
- a CDS encoding FtsW/RodA/SpoVE family cell cycle protein gives MQTGIVQLRDATEAIKVRIRNPAKLRNLELFLLILAWVIGGGAMVLVQLGALQRVDTFPLQLAAMLGLLTLALHITLRVVAREADAIILPVATALNGLGIAMIYRIDIADGFTGWDAASVRQMAWTAMALLVAIVAIVAVRNHRVLARYRYLAMAVAFILLVLPLIPGIGRTINGATVWISLGPLSFQPGELAKIALAIFFAGYLMTARDSLSVVGRKVLGIRFPRVRDLGPILIVWAMCMLVLVFQRDLGTSMLYFGLFLVMIYVATGRRSWMVIGLGLVAVGGVVAYFALGYVQRRIHAWIHAFDQSVYEAQGGSYQIVQGVFGMAHGGLLGTGLGLGRPDITPYANSDYIIPSLGEELGLAGIFAILGLYLVLVSRGMRIGFQGPDDFTKLLGVGLAFVIGLQVFIVVGGVTRLIPLTGLTTPFLAAGGSSLLANWLIVALLLRLSDSVRGRGIV, from the coding sequence CTGCAGACCGGCATCGTGCAGCTGCGCGACGCCACCGAGGCGATCAAGGTGCGCATCCGCAACCCCGCGAAGCTGCGCAACCTCGAGCTCTTCCTGCTGATCCTCGCGTGGGTCATCGGCGGCGGCGCGATGGTGCTCGTGCAGCTCGGCGCGCTGCAGCGCGTCGACACGTTCCCGCTGCAGCTCGCGGCGATGCTCGGCCTGCTCACGCTCGCGCTCCACATCACGCTGCGCGTCGTCGCGCGCGAGGCCGACGCGATCATCCTCCCCGTCGCGACGGCGCTCAACGGCCTCGGCATCGCGATGATCTACCGCATCGACATCGCCGACGGCTTCACCGGCTGGGATGCCGCATCGGTGCGCCAGATGGCCTGGACCGCGATGGCGCTGCTCGTCGCGATCGTCGCGATCGTCGCCGTGCGCAACCACCGCGTGCTCGCGCGCTACCGCTACCTCGCGATGGCGGTCGCCTTCATCCTGCTGGTGCTGCCGCTCATCCCGGGCATCGGCCGCACCATCAACGGCGCGACCGTGTGGATCAGCCTCGGGCCGCTCTCGTTCCAGCCGGGCGAGCTCGCCAAGATCGCCCTCGCAATCTTCTTCGCCGGCTACCTCATGACGGCGCGCGACTCCCTCTCGGTCGTCGGCCGCAAGGTGCTCGGCATCCGCTTCCCGCGCGTGCGCGACCTCGGCCCGATCCTCATCGTGTGGGCGATGTGCATGCTCGTGCTCGTCTTCCAGCGCGACCTCGGCACCTCGATGCTCTACTTCGGCCTCTTCCTCGTGATGATCTACGTCGCGACCGGGCGCCGGTCGTGGATGGTCATCGGGCTCGGGCTCGTCGCTGTCGGCGGCGTCGTCGCCTACTTCGCGCTCGGCTACGTGCAGCGCCGCATCCACGCGTGGATCCACGCATTCGACCAGAGCGTCTACGAGGCGCAGGGCGGCTCGTACCAGATCGTGCAGGGCGTGTTCGGGATGGCGCACGGCGGCCTGCTCGGCACCGGGCTCGGGCTCGGCCGCCCCGACATCACGCCCTACGCCAACAGCGACTACATCATCCCGTCGCTCGGCGAGGAGCTCGGCCTCGCCGGCATCTTCGCGATCCTGGGCCTCTACCTCGTGCTCGTCTCGCGCGGCATGCGCATCGGCTTCCAGGGCCCCGACGACTTCACGAAGCTGCTCGGCGTCGGCCTCGCGTTCGTCATCGGGCTGCAGGTGTTCATCGTCGTCGGCGGCGTCACGCGGCTCATCCCGCTGACGGGCCTCACGACGCCGTTCCTGGCCGCCGGCGGATCGTCGCTGCTGGCCAACTGGCTGATCGTCGCGCTGCTGCTGCGACTGAGCGACTCCGTGCGCGGAAGGGGGATCGTATGA
- a CDS encoding peptidoglycan D,D-transpeptidase FtsI family protein yields MTGTEREASMRRPIRRVSTLLLVMFIGLFGSSTMIQAVQTDALHADARNTRTLYDSFAVERGSIVVDGVQVALSSPSDDEYEWQREYPMGPLYAHITGYNTLGQGNTGIEGAMNEELTGTANSQFLDQVLATITGQDPAGSSVELTIDHDVQQAASDALGDREGAVIALDPDTGDVLAMVSSPTFDPNPFASHNTAAVTEVYNQLLSDPDDPLFNRTIAGDLYFPGSVFKVLVLAAALESGEYDLESEFENPAELQLPQSSAVVRNASRDTCGPGETVTLETAFILSCNIPFAQLALDLGQDAIAQQAAAFGYGQGFDIPLPVTPSRYPTNLDDAQTMLTGFGQWDVRVTPLQIAMTTAAIANDGTMMRPNMVDRVLAPNLDVTSDPEPTIMGNPISASMAAEMRGAMELAVTDGLATNAQIPGVTVGGKTGTAETGENNEPFNLWFTGYGERDDRSVAVAVVVVPDENIVGDTSNVIAAPIGRAVIEAVLNS; encoded by the coding sequence ATGACCGGCACCGAGAGGGAGGCGAGCATGCGCCGCCCGATCCGGCGCGTGAGCACGCTGCTGCTCGTGATGTTCATCGGGCTCTTCGGCTCGTCGACGATGATCCAGGCCGTGCAGACCGACGCGCTGCACGCCGACGCGCGCAACACCCGCACGCTCTACGACTCGTTCGCGGTCGAGCGCGGCTCGATCGTCGTCGACGGCGTGCAGGTCGCGCTCTCGTCGCCCTCCGACGACGAGTACGAGTGGCAGCGCGAGTACCCGATGGGGCCGCTCTACGCCCACATCACCGGCTACAACACCCTCGGCCAGGGCAACACCGGCATCGAGGGCGCGATGAACGAGGAGCTCACGGGCACGGCCAACAGCCAGTTCCTCGACCAGGTCCTCGCGACGATCACCGGGCAGGACCCTGCGGGCTCGTCGGTCGAGCTCACGATCGACCACGACGTGCAGCAGGCGGCGTCGGATGCGCTCGGCGACCGGGAGGGCGCGGTCATCGCGCTCGATCCCGACACGGGCGACGTGCTCGCGATGGTCTCGAGCCCGACGTTCGACCCCAATCCGTTCGCGAGCCACAACACCGCGGCGGTCACCGAGGTCTACAACCAGCTGCTGAGCGACCCGGACGACCCGCTCTTCAACCGCACGATCGCCGGCGACCTCTACTTCCCGGGCTCGGTGTTCAAGGTGCTCGTGCTCGCGGCCGCGCTCGAGTCGGGCGAGTACGACCTCGAGTCGGAGTTCGAGAACCCCGCAGAGCTGCAGCTGCCGCAGTCCTCCGCGGTCGTGCGCAACGCATCCCGCGACACGTGCGGCCCCGGCGAGACGGTCACGCTCGAGACGGCGTTCATCCTCTCGTGCAACATCCCCTTCGCCCAGCTCGCGCTCGACCTCGGCCAGGATGCGATCGCGCAGCAGGCCGCGGCCTTCGGCTACGGCCAGGGCTTCGACATCCCGCTCCCGGTGACGCCGAGCCGCTACCCGACGAACCTCGACGACGCGCAGACGATGCTCACGGGCTTCGGCCAGTGGGACGTGCGGGTCACGCCGCTGCAGATCGCGATGACGACCGCGGCGATCGCGAACGACGGCACGATGATGCGGCCCAACATGGTCGACCGCGTGCTGGCCCCCAACCTCGACGTCACCTCCGACCCGGAGCCGACCATCATGGGCAACCCGATCTCGGCGAGCATGGCCGCAGAGATGCGCGGCGCGATGGAGCTCGCGGTGACCGACGGCCTCGCGACGAACGCGCAGATCCCGGGCGTCACCGTCGGCGGCAAGACGGGGACGGCGGAGACGGGCGAGAACAACGAGCCCTTCAACCTGTGGTTCACGGGCTACGGGGAGCGGGACGACCGGAGCGTGGCAGTCGCCGTCGTGGTCGTGCCGGATGAGAACATCGTCGGTGATACTTCTAACGTGATCGCCGCACCAATCGGGAGAGCAGTGATCGAGGCGGTGCTGAACTCATGA